Below is a genomic region from Argiope bruennichi chromosome 3, qqArgBrue1.1, whole genome shotgun sequence.
CTCTGAGATTCAAGACACTGAATAAAGGGGAAAAGATGTCATCCAAATATATACAGTTTCAACatgataatcaatatttttccaatatagaTTTTATGTAAATTACCATCCATATAATGAaactcttaaatatatatatcatcaaatgtttcataaaatgttcgtatgtaatgtattaaattttataatctgaaatataGACATATGTTTCATTCTAATATGTATACgatacatatacaaaatattcatGTTTACTATAACTAAAGGAACACGTTTTATAAGTGTTTACAAGAAAAAGCACCTGAAGACATCACGCGGTAGCATCACTTGAAGaatgatattatatttgataatttggaGTGGCAACGTTAAATGATATTACACAAAGGATAAAACAGACTACTAGATCATCAACTACATGTGATAGAGGGAAACATGAAATACAACATTTCATATACACAAGACTATCCACAATTGCTGTGCGGTTACGAAATCAGTATGATAAATTAAGGAATCTTGCAGAGTCCAGCATTGGTCATCACAACTTCTTCTGGATCTGCTCTTTTGGGTTGTACAGCGGTCAACTCTTCTGTAGCAGGTACTTTGACATCCATGGCTGCATTCGGACCAGTATCTGGACAAGCATCGCCTCCTGCCAGCGGTATTTCCTCTGCGTTTAATGGATCATCGATTCTACTTTTGCATATGAAAGTAAGAGCCAAAAACAAGCCAGCGACCATCAAACCACCTGTGCAGAACAAGGTGATCCCCATAATTTTGACGATGTCAAGAGCATAGTTGAATGCCATGTGCTCTTTGTCTATGATCTCAATGTCTTCCTGGATGTCGACGACTACATTCCTTTTTGGCACAAGAAATCCAATTGCAATAAGTATGGCACCCAGCATTAGGGTTACGACACCAGAACCCAGTATCCATCTCCAGCACATAAGCTGCCTCCTTCGTTTTCTTGATGGCACAGGGTATCCGAACTCGTTCTCAAAATCTTGCGGGTTGTCCATCGCCATAGCTTCGTAGAACGTGTGGACGTAGGACCGGACTCCAAAGAATTCGGGGTGATTCCTTTCGGTGGAAGTTGATGGCCCGGGAGTGCTGAAATCTGTTGCCTTGGGGAGCAATGCCTGACCTTCTTCGCTTTCAGATACACTTTCTAATGGCTGAGGTTTGGAGATTGTTTTTGCTTGTTTCATAACAAATCGCTGGCGTTTGGCTTCTTTTGGATTCCGGATTTTGGGTCTGGCTCCCTTGGATTGGTCaatctgtaaaaaaagaaaaaacaaatagcactttaatcaaagaaataatataaactaaatcaTATAAAGTTCAATAACGAGAAGGAAttgttcattatattaaatttatattattaattaatgaaaacagaattggGAAAAATAAGAGTTAGCATCTGATAAGATatagaaagcaaattttatttatttattaatttttgtttccaaaataaatttttttaatattaagttcgGTTTTATTCtagataacaataaaaattttgaaattgaccAATCATAGGAAGGAAACtttggttaaaaaattaataaaagctctttgtaatatttaactttatagttttcaattttattattagaagtttCTTTTACGGTTAATTCTCGAAaatgttttcctttctttttatccagaaaaagcacattttaatcatgtcgaaataaagaaataaattgaagttagaaaacatttctttcatttgaagGTATGTTCTtaactcaaataattattttttgcctttgttttcagttttgatgtaatttttttaaatataatttgagataCTATTATAATAATGCAACATACAGAATCATTTATAAGTTATGTGGAATTTTGCGATCATGtactaaattattaatgtaaatcaggtattgattataaataaattttttaaataatctttttgagTTAcactaatgtttttaaatatattgttttaatttatcactatatttccaataaatattaaacttactTAAACTAAAGAGcaatattttaatggattgaCACCTTTCGAACCATTTCTACTTATATATCTTTCAGAATGATTTTAGAATGAattcattttacttaaatatcatatattatcctctaaaaatgcttaaaatcaaatttaaagagtttcagcaactctttaataaaattataactcaTTTCTTAATATTACATAACGATTTAACTACTAAAATGTAGCATAAATTTCagagaagaaaaattcattttcatcttaaaaaacgCATTTCGCAGAAATCTAATATCGAAAACCTGTAGCATGTTCATTCATGTTGGCCTGATAGTAGGGTCTCCATTTGGAAGTTGGAGTGTTCCAGAAACGAAATCCGAATCTATCGAACAAATGCCGTGTTAGCCAGCTAAGAATTTTTTCTCGTCATCTGACGACTGTTCAAATTTACAAAATCCATCCACAAAATTTTagcattgctttaaaacgagatatTAATACAACTAAATTGAACAAATACTTAATATTCGTAGCAGaactatgaattaaaattaaaaaaaggcaaacaTTGAAAAAGTTATCAATGCAAAACCAGCTTTTAagtcgattatttttttaaaataattaaatagataaaagttataaaatatttattatataattgtcaATAAAAATCATACTGAACAGGATATTAattcaagcattaaaaaaaatagaatatctaTAATGCTATATATCAGAATACATAATAAGAACTATAAATGGTCTTTTCTGATTAAAAgcgaatctattaaaataaaattaaaaaaataatggagttttcatttcatgttttaatttaatgtaccCTATTTTCCGACAATTAAACACACAATAAGGATATTAAAGGCTACAGATTACAGGATATTTGTTAGATTGAATcgaaacattattatattttaaaagtaaaattcctATCCatacaacagaataaaatataaatcctataacttaattttaatcatGTGGTTTTAATTCTAAgtttttgattttacaaaaaactttgtttttctttccttGATCTGAGAAAACTGCACTTTGTTGCACCGATTTTGAAAGTACTAAAGTGCCGACCTCTTTAACTATTCCAGCCGAAAACGGCATGCAATTCAAAGGAGCTTACGTTACTAATGAGAAGAACGATCTTTATATCCCATATTCCGGCTAGAGAATAGAATAGAAGCTCTACAACAAATAACGCTCTTGCCAAGAACTCAGAAATTGCTGGAAGTTTCGAAGGAGAGCAGAGATTGTTAGAGAGCTAAATTACTTGCGTTGTAGGAAAATGCTGTTTCTGCTACATGTTTTTTGGATTTTCTTATATGAAGGAAGTAGTGTTAGGTACATATTTCTTCCCAATacttaatagaattaaaatacttataatagaataattaacagaattataatacgtataatagaataattagtaaatatttattagaattataatacgtataatagaataattagtaaatatttattagaattaaaatacttatagtaaaataattaatagaattaaaatatttataatagaagaATTATTACAATACTTATTATAATAAGAATACTTGTAATAGAAGAATTAATGAAATACGtattagaatcaaaatatttaaaataatataattaatagaattattatacttacaatataagaattaatagaataatttttagaattaaaacacttataataaaataatagaatacttattattagaataattataatagaagaattattagaatatgttttcgaattaaaatacttataataatataattaatagaattataataaaagaattaaataaagacttagaatatttataataaaagaattaaataaagacttagaatatttataataaaagaattaattaaagacttagaatatttctaataaaggaattaaagacttagaatatttctaataaaagaattaaagacttagaatatttataattaaagaattaaagacttagaatatttataatagaagAATTAATTGAAGATTTAGAATAAGAATACTtacttataatgaaataattaatagaacgctttttagaattaaaatacttataataaaataattaatagcattaaaatacttattagggatagaatatttataataagctGAAGTAGAATCATAGGTATCCTTCCATTTTGtaagattttgaataaagaaaaaaaacgttatgaagggaaaaaaaaacctaGCAATATTACAGGTTTGACATTAAACAGCCATCTGGCTGGACGGATAACTCGGCATTCTTTCCATTGATTGTGATATGTAAAACCATTACGTACTGAGTGCAAAGATCATATAATTAAAGTCAGACgagttaaacataaaatattattattcgccacataataagaaaataagctcgaatgaaatgctttttctcaagaatgaaatatttgtctATTACATAGAGGAAACTCTGTCATACTGAGAATTATTGTGAAACCCTGCAGAAAATCCTTGGTTCGAAGAATTACTGAACATTTAAATGAGGTTGAAACTATGCGAAATAAGcccagtattttgaaaaataataaaatagtaatttttttttcatattgtacgATTCCGTTACATCTTTTTTTATACCCATGCTTTTCttcatgatatatttaaaatttatgtaaaagaaaagtatgagGAAACTATTACATTtctttacaaaagaaatttattcaataaaattagtttttagaaacACTCTTTTTATCAGGGCATTGAACATTACATTTCTAATTTtcagcatttgattttttttaaagattgattcatttattattttttcactacaaaaag
It encodes:
- the LOC129962501 gene encoding neurensin-1-like, with product MQSKDENSSLLGGEAAGPSQEVSIDQSKGARPKIRNPKEAKRQRFVMKQAKTISKPQPLESVSESEEGQALLPKATDFSTPGPSTSTERNHPEFFGVRSYVHTFYEAMAMDNPQDFENEFGYPVPSRKRRRQLMCWRWILGSGVVTLMLGAILIAIGFLVPKRNVVVDIQEDIEIIDKEHMAFNYALDIVKIMGITLFCTGGLMVAGLFLALTFICKSRIDDPLNAEEIPLAGGDACPDTGPNAAMDVKVPATEELTAVQPKRADPEEVVMTNAGLCKIP